The Neisseria yangbaofengii genome contains a region encoding:
- the minC gene encoding septum site-determining protein MinC, translated as MKPAFDVKSARLDVLAIHLHTADLTELEEFLRQRTGQYQGLEIVPFVLDVQDFEHPESLDLAAVISLFARYGMQILGLRHDNEAWAAYAARYHLVFSRGEKSDTPQPPQLQPAGIKAVSATVISNPTVLISTPVRTGQQVYAENGDLIVTGIVSQGAELIADGNIHIYAPMRGRALAGAKGNANARIFIHSMQAELVSVAGIYRNFEQDLPEHLHKRAVQVSLQDNRLVISAIDTE; from the coding sequence ATGAAACCCGCGTTTGACGTTAAGTCGGCACGATTGGATGTGTTGGCTATTCATCTGCACACCGCAGATTTAACTGAATTGGAAGAATTTCTGCGCCAGCGTACCGGCCAATATCAAGGCTTGGAAATTGTGCCGTTTGTTTTGGATGTACAGGATTTCGAGCATCCGGAATCATTGGATTTGGCCGCTGTGATTTCACTGTTTGCCCGCTACGGCATGCAGATTTTGGGCTTGCGCCACGACAATGAAGCATGGGCAGCCTATGCCGCACGCTATCATTTGGTGTTCAGCCGCGGAGAGAAATCGGATACGCCGCAGCCGCCGCAATTGCAACCGGCCGGCATTAAAGCCGTATCCGCCACCGTCATCAGTAATCCGACCGTATTGATCAGCACCCCTGTGCGCACAGGTCAGCAGGTTTACGCGGAAAACGGCGATTTAATCGTCACCGGTATCGTCAGCCAAGGCGCGGAACTGATTGCCGACGGCAACATCCACATTTACGCCCCTATGCGCGGCCGTGCATTGGCCGGTGCCAAAGGCAACGCCAACGCACGTATTTTCATCCATTCCATGCAGGCCGAATTGGTTTCCGTAGCCGGCATTTACCGCAATTTCGAGCAGGATTTACCCGAACACCTGCACAAACGCGCGGTGCAAGTTTCACTGCAAGACAACCGCTTGGTCATCAGCGCAATCGACACCGAATAA
- a CDS encoding Rossmann-like and DUF2520 domain-containing protein — protein sequence MKKIFHIVGAGRVGQTFAALLSRHPDWQLSHIVSSSLPPNAFGATVLADMADLPPADVVVIATPDNAIEATAERLAHKVELSPQTVVLHLSGAKTIQVLQAVTERGALAGSLHPVFAFADAERSVAHLAGNLCAIEAEQPQAVEILQQLAGALGLTAFAMPSEYKARYHAALSAASNFSVTLAAFAQNLLAPLVLPEALSRRLVGSLMQQSIDNLSKLPPLQALTGPIVRGDDGTVAAHLAAMTAEERAAYRVWAQATLNLAAARLDRQSVEKVQAALDSGTESV from the coding sequence ATGAAAAAAATATTCCATATCGTAGGCGCAGGTCGCGTTGGACAAACTTTTGCCGCTTTATTGAGCCGTCATCCCGATTGGCAGCTTTCCCACATCGTCAGCAGCAGCCTGCCGCCGAATGCTTTTGGGGCAACGGTTTTAGCGGATATGGCTGATTTGCCGCCGGCGGATGTGGTGGTGATTGCCACGCCGGACAATGCCATCGAAGCCACTGCCGAGCGCCTTGCCCATAAGGTCGAATTGAGCCCGCAAACCGTGGTACTGCACTTGAGCGGCGCCAAAACCATACAGGTTTTACAAGCGGTTACGGAACGCGGCGCGTTGGCGGGCAGCCTGCATCCGGTGTTTGCTTTTGCCGATGCCGAACGCTCGGTGGCGCATCTGGCCGGAAATTTGTGCGCCATCGAAGCGGAGCAGCCTCAGGCTGTCGAGATTTTGCAACAATTGGCCGGCGCTTTGGGTTTAACCGCGTTTGCGATGCCGTCTGAATATAAAGCACGTTACCATGCGGCTTTGTCGGCGGCTTCCAATTTCAGCGTAACTTTGGCTGCGTTTGCCCAAAATCTGCTCGCGCCTTTGGTCTTGCCAGAAGCCTTATCGCGCCGTTTGGTCGGCAGTTTGATGCAGCAGAGTATCGATAATTTGAGCAAACTACCGCCATTGCAAGCCCTGACCGGACCGATTGTGCGCGGCGACGACGGCACAGTGGCGGCACACTTGGCAGCGATGACGGCAGAAGAGCGGGCGGCATACCGTGTGTGGGCGCAGGCTACCTTGAATTTGGCCGCAGCAAGATTGGATAGACAATCGGTGGAAAAAGTTCAGGCGGCCTTGGATTCGGGAACGGAATCTGTTTGA
- a CDS encoding Spy/CpxP family protein refolding chaperone codes for MHKHGQKMHQKGKLPCGLQALNLGSKQKAQIQKIMEANRPQQTDSRQALYAANRAECQQKIQQCRASEQALITGKNFNEAAARRLINERQAEFEQHAAERKQHMADMEVKRLKERHGIFQVLTAKQQKQLLENRQKRQQERTHRKAQHGQP; via the coding sequence ATGCACAAACACGGCCAGAAAATGCATCAAAAAGGCAAATTGCCTTGCGGTTTGCAAGCATTGAATCTGGGCAGCAAACAAAAAGCACAAATCCAAAAAATCATGGAAGCCAACCGTCCGCAACAAACCGACTCACGTCAGGCACTTTATGCCGCCAACCGCGCCGAATGCCAACAAAAAATACAGCAATGCCGCGCCTCCGAACAAGCCTTGATTACCGGCAAAAACTTCAATGAAGCCGCTGCCCGCCGCTTGATCAACGAACGTCAGGCCGAATTTGAACAACACGCTGCCGAGCGCAAACAGCACATGGCCGACATGGAAGTGAAACGCTTGAAAGAGCGTCACGGCATTTTCCAAGTGTTGACGGCCAAGCAGCAAAAACAATTGCTGGAAAACCGGCAAAAACGCCAACAAGAACGTACCCACCGCAAAGCCCAACACGGCCAACCGTGA
- a CDS encoding malate:quinone oxidoreductase, translating into MAEATDVVLVGGGIMSATLGILLKELEPSWEITIVERLDDIAQESSNPWNNAGTGHSALCELNYAPLGSDGTVDPERSLNIAEQFMISRQFWAALVSEGKMADNSFINSVPHMSFVMTDDHCAYLPKRFDAFKKQKLFEKMEFSTDRNKIHEWAPLVIEGRNENQPVAANYSAEGTDVDFGNITRQMIENLTSRGVKLLCNRHAEEINREADGAWAIKTCDTRDNTQKLTLRTRFVFLGAGGGALSLLQKSGIPEGRGYGGFPVSGLFLRNNNEATSERHNAKVYGQASVGAPPMSVPHLDTRHVDGKRHLMFGPYAGFKPNFLKQGSMMDLPMSIHRDNLLPILRAGWDNLPLTKYLLGELRKTKEERIASLMEYYPNANPDEWELITAGQRVQVIKKDNKKGGVLQFGTELVMHEDGSLAALLGASPGASTAVPLMIRLVNQCFPQHKDAWQGRIKELIPSYGVKLNDNPEFAEEIISHTAKVLGIHH; encoded by the coding sequence ATGGCTGAAGCAACTGACGTTGTATTGGTTGGTGGAGGAATCATGAGTGCCACTTTGGGTATTCTGCTCAAAGAACTCGAACCCTCTTGGGAAATCACCATTGTCGAACGCCTTGACGATATTGCACAAGAATCATCCAACCCTTGGAACAATGCCGGCACCGGCCACTCGGCTTTGTGCGAATTAAACTATGCCCCGTTGGGCAGCGACGGCACCGTCGACCCCGAACGTTCGTTGAATATTGCCGAACAATTCATGATCAGCCGCCAATTCTGGGCGGCTTTGGTCAGCGAAGGCAAAATGGCCGACAACTCGTTTATCAATAGCGTGCCGCATATGTCGTTTGTGATGACCGACGACCATTGCGCCTACCTGCCGAAACGTTTTGACGCATTTAAAAAACAAAAATTGTTCGAGAAAATGGAATTCTCGACCGACCGCAACAAAATCCACGAATGGGCGCCATTGGTCATCGAAGGCCGTAACGAAAACCAACCGGTTGCCGCCAACTACTCGGCAGAAGGCACCGACGTCGATTTCGGCAACATCACCCGCCAAATGATTGAAAACCTGACCAGCCGCGGCGTGAAATTGTTGTGCAACCGCCATGCGGAAGAAATCAACCGCGAAGCCGACGGCGCATGGGCCATCAAAACCTGCGACACCCGCGACAATACGCAAAAACTCACCCTGCGCACCCGTTTCGTCTTCTTGGGCGCGGGCGGCGGTGCCCTGTCGCTGCTGCAAAAATCCGGCATTCCGGAAGGCCGTGGCTATGGCGGCTTCCCTGTATCCGGCTTGTTCTTGCGCAACAACAACGAAGCGACATCCGAGCGCCACAACGCCAAAGTATACGGCCAAGCTTCGGTCGGTGCGCCGCCGATGTCGGTACCGCACTTGGATACCCGCCACGTTGACGGCAAACGCCATTTAATGTTCGGCCCGTATGCCGGCTTCAAACCCAACTTCCTGAAGCAAGGCTCGATGATGGACCTGCCGATGTCGATTCACCGCGACAACCTGCTGCCGATTTTGCGCGCCGGTTGGGACAACCTGCCGCTGACCAAATACCTGCTGGGCGAATTGCGCAAAACAAAAGAAGAGCGCATTGCCTCGTTGATGGAATACTACCCGAACGCCAATCCTGACGAGTGGGAACTGATTACTGCCGGCCAACGCGTGCAAGTGATTAAGAAAGACAACAAAAAAGGCGGCGTATTGCAATTCGGTACCGAATTGGTGATGCATGAAGACGGCTCTTTGGCTGCCCTTTTGGGCGCATCACCGGGCGCGTCAACTGCCGTACCGCTGATGATTCGCTTAGTCAACCAATGCTTCCCGCAACACAAAGACGCATGGCAAGGCCGTATAAAAGAGCTTATTCCGAGCTATGGCGTGAAACTGAACGACAATCCTGAATTTGCCGAAGAAATCATCAGCCATACTGCCAAAGTGTTGGGCATCCATCATTGA
- a CDS encoding TM2 domain-containing protein has protein sequence MQPSFSYAASYPHTCNKALYVAMALLFGSFGVHKFCAGRVWMGLFYAVFCWTGIPAIVGIIEGVLAAFKPTDSLGAIIV, from the coding sequence ATGCAACCGTCTTTTTCTTATGCCGCGTCTTATCCCCACACTTGCAATAAAGCGCTTTATGTCGCCATGGCCTTATTGTTTGGCTCGTTCGGCGTACATAAATTCTGCGCCGGTCGCGTATGGATGGGGTTGTTTTACGCCGTATTCTGCTGGACCGGCATTCCGGCCATCGTCGGCATCATCGAGGGCGTATTGGCGGCATTCAAACCCACCGACTCGCTCGGCGCGATTATCGTGTAA
- a CDS encoding 5-formyltetrahydrofolate cyclo-ligase, whose product MNLDKTELRRKLRRARAQMPPAERAAATQTINRLLKRHIKKGRHIGVYWPLGKELRLDDFIQTALTRGAKLYLPYIEPHSRRLWFTRYLADKTQQPERKRGQAKLFIPQFAGEKRRVHRLDVLLVPIVGIDKRGYRLGQAGGFYDVSLAQMKYRLHPRTIGVGFGCQLVGELPIEPHDIALDSFVSEQGELKF is encoded by the coding sequence ATGAATCTTGATAAAACCGAATTACGCCGCAAGTTGCGCCGGGCGCGGGCGCAAATGCCTCCTGCCGAACGCGCTGCCGCCACGCAAACCATCAACCGCCTACTGAAGCGACACATCAAAAAAGGCCGCCACATCGGTGTATATTGGCCGCTTGGCAAGGAATTGCGTTTGGACGATTTTATTCAGACGGCCTTGACGCGCGGGGCAAAACTTTATCTGCCTTATATTGAGCCGCACAGCCGACGCTTGTGGTTTACACGCTATTTGGCCGACAAAACACAGCAACCCGAGCGCAAACGCGGACAAGCTAAATTGTTTATTCCGCAGTTTGCCGGCGAAAAACGCCGCGTGCATCGCTTGGATGTATTGTTGGTGCCGATTGTCGGCATTGATAAACGCGGCTACCGCTTGGGGCAGGCCGGCGGCTTTTATGATGTGTCTTTGGCGCAGATGAAATACCGTTTACACCCCCGCACCATAGGCGTGGGCTTCGGCTGCCAATTGGTCGGTGAATTGCCCATCGAGCCGCACGATATTGCTTTAGACAGTTTTGTTTCGGAACAGGGCGAATTGAAGTTTTAA
- the rpsB gene encoding 30S ribosomal protein S2, with protein MSQITMRQMIEAGVHFGHQTRFWNPKMEQYIFGARNKIHIVNLEKTLPMFQDAQEAVRRLVANKGTVLFVGTKRQAREIIREEATRADMPFVDHRWLGGMLTNYKTVKQSIKRLEEKTAALENAAEAGYSKKEILEMQRDVEKLERSLGGIKNMKGLPDAIFVIDTGYQKGTLVEAEKLGIPVIAVVDTNNSPDGVKYVIPGNDDSAKAIRLYCRGIADAVLEGKNQALQETVAAAQAAAE; from the coding sequence ATGTCTCAAATTACCATGCGTCAGATGATTGAAGCCGGTGTTCACTTTGGTCACCAAACCCGTTTCTGGAACCCGAAAATGGAACAATACATTTTCGGCGCGCGCAACAAAATCCATATCGTAAACTTGGAAAAAACCTTGCCGATGTTCCAAGACGCGCAAGAAGCGGTTCGTCGTCTGGTTGCCAACAAAGGCACCGTATTGTTTGTCGGTACCAAACGCCAGGCACGCGAAATCATCCGTGAAGAAGCGACCCGTGCGGACATGCCTTTCGTTGACCACCGTTGGTTGGGCGGCATGTTGACCAACTACAAAACCGTGAAACAGTCTATCAAGCGTTTGGAAGAAAAAACTGCTGCTCTGGAAAATGCTGCCGAAGCCGGTTACAGCAAAAAAGAAATTCTGGAAATGCAACGCGACGTTGAGAAACTGGAACGCTCTTTGGGCGGTATCAAAAACATGAAAGGCCTGCCTGACGCCATTTTCGTGATTGACACCGGTTACCAAAAAGGTACTTTGGTCGAAGCTGAAAAATTGGGTATCCCTGTGATCGCCGTTGTCGATACCAACAACAGCCCTGATGGCGTGAAATACGTGATTCCGGGTAACGATGACTCTGCAAAAGCCATCCGTTTGTACTGCCGCGGTATCGCCGATGCCGTTTTGGAAGGCAAAAACCAAGCCTTGCAGGAAACCGTTGCCGCTGCCCAAGCTGCTGCTGAATAA
- the tsf gene encoding translation elongation factor Ts has product MADITAKMVADLRAATGLGMMECKKALVEAEGNMEKAEEILRIKSGAKAGKLAGRTAAEGVLAYAIEGNLGALVEVNCETDFVAKDAGFVAFANSVAKTAVAQKPASVEALSEAVEAERKEIIAKLGENMSVRRFELIDTQNQLTAYIHGALATEGVLVEFKGSEDVARKIGMHIVAAKPVCVSEAEVDAETVEKERRIYTQQAIESGKPADIAEKMVEGRIRKFLAEITLNGQPFVMNPDQTVAQFAKENGTEIISFVRYKVGDGIEKKEVDYAAEVAAAAKV; this is encoded by the coding sequence ATGGCAGATATTACTGCAAAAATGGTTGCCGACCTGCGCGCCGCTACCGGTCTGGGTATGATGGAATGCAAAAAAGCGTTGGTTGAAGCCGAAGGCAACATGGAAAAAGCCGAAGAAATCCTGCGCATCAAATCAGGCGCGAAAGCCGGCAAATTGGCTGGCCGTACTGCTGCCGAAGGCGTATTGGCTTATGCCATCGAAGGCAACTTGGGTGCTTTGGTTGAAGTAAACTGCGAAACCGACTTCGTAGCAAAAGATGCCGGCTTTGTGGCTTTTGCCAACTCTGTGGCCAAAACTGCCGTTGCGCAAAAACCTGCTTCAGTAGAAGCCTTGAGCGAAGCCGTTGAAGCCGAGCGTAAAGAAATCATCGCCAAATTGGGCGAAAACATGTCCGTACGCCGTTTCGAATTGATCGACACCCAAAACCAGCTGACTGCCTACATCCACGGTGCTTTGGCGACTGAAGGTGTATTGGTTGAATTCAAAGGTTCTGAAGATGTTGCCCGTAAAATCGGTATGCATATCGTAGCCGCTAAACCGGTTTGCGTTTCAGAAGCCGAAGTGGATGCTGAAACCGTTGAAAAAGAACGCCGCATCTACACCCAGCAAGCCATCGAGTCTGGCAAACCTGCCGACATCGCTGAAAAAATGGTAGAAGGCCGCATCCGTAAATTCTTGGCAGAAATTACTTTGAACGGCCAACCGTTCGTGATGAACCCGGATCAAACCGTGGCCCAATTCGCCAAAGAAAACGGCACTGAAATCATCAGCTTTGTACGTTACAAAGTAGGTGACGGTATTGAGAAAAAAGAAGTTGACTACGCTGCCGAAGTAGCCGCTGCCGCTAAAGTGTAA
- the pyrH gene encoding UMP kinase: MTQQVKYKRVLLKLSGEALMGKDAFGINRDTIMQIVGQVKEIVDLGVQVGVVVGGGNIFRGVSAQAGSMDRATADYMGMMATVMNALALKDAFESLGLKARVQSALSMQQIAETYARPKAIQYLEEGKVLIFAAGTGNPFFTTDTAAALRGAEMNCDVMLKATNVDGVYTADPKKDPSATRYETITFDEALNKNLKVMDATAFALCRERKLNIVVFGIAKEGALKNVILGEDEGTLVHC, translated from the coding sequence ATGACCCAGCAAGTAAAATACAAACGCGTATTATTGAAACTCTCAGGCGAAGCTCTGATGGGCAAAGATGCGTTCGGCATTAACCGCGACACCATCATGCAAATTGTCGGCCAAGTCAAAGAAATCGTTGATTTGGGCGTGCAAGTTGGTGTGGTGGTCGGCGGCGGTAATATTTTCCGCGGCGTATCCGCGCAAGCCGGCAGCATGGATCGTGCCACTGCCGACTACATGGGCATGATGGCCACCGTCATGAACGCCTTGGCTTTGAAAGACGCATTCGAATCACTGGGCTTGAAAGCCCGTGTGCAATCTGCCTTGAGCATGCAGCAAATCGCCGAAACCTATGCCCGTCCGAAAGCTATCCAGTATTTGGAAGAGGGTAAAGTATTGATTTTTGCCGCCGGTACCGGTAACCCGTTCTTCACCACCGATACCGCCGCGGCTTTGCGTGGTGCGGAAATGAACTGCGACGTGATGTTGAAAGCCACCAACGTGGACGGCGTGTACACTGCCGACCCGAAAAAAGATCCGTCGGCCACCCGCTACGAAACCATCACATTTGACGAAGCGTTGAACAAAAATCTGAAAGTGATGGACGCCACCGCATTTGCCTTGTGCCGTGAACGCAAACTCAATATCGTCGTGTTCGGCATCGCTAAAGAAGGCGCGCTGAAAAACGTGATTTTAGGCGAAGACGAAGGCACATTGGTGCATTGTTAA
- a CDS encoding helix-turn-helix domain-containing protein, with the protein MSKYNLHFKYRAVLHYHQVHSQQRTAEHFNVSRTHLRRWIAAYRQGGIAALQHPQAAFMKTKRKNPFIADKPDHEKTRAELIEELRYMRAENDYLKHMKALNEKNAAKAAKPFKR; encoded by the coding sequence ATGTCCAAATATAACCTACACTTCAAATACCGAGCCGTACTCCATTATCACCAAGTGCACAGCCAACAGCGCACCGCAGAGCACTTCAACGTCTCGCGCACCCACCTGCGCCGTTGGATAGCCGCCTATCGCCAAGGCGGTATCGCCGCACTTCAACACCCGCAGGCTGCGTTTATGAAGACCAAACGCAAAAACCCGTTTATCGCCGACAAACCCGACCACGAAAAAACCCGGGCGGAACTGATTGAAGAGTTACGTTACATGAGGGCGGAGAACGACTACCTAAAGCACATGAAAGCCCTCAACGAAAAGAACGCCGCCAAAGCTGCGAAACCGTTCAAACGTTGA
- a CDS encoding IS3 family transposase yields the protein MRAKHPLKYLLHSAGIPKSSFHYHIGKADPDAAAKTAVSEVYRRHKGRYGHRRIAAVLSWNKKKVQRIMGLLGLKAKVRSKKAYRPQVIGEASDNILNREFTAGKPADKWLTDVTEFKCTDGKLYLSPISDVFNREIAAYSLSRKANSKMVAQMLDKAFGRLKGQTPLLHSDQGVLYRTGAYRAKLAGKGMVQSMSRKGNCRDNAPMERFFGTLKEESFYQEGALSVAELTEVIDDYIHYYNHERISLNLKKLSPVGYRTQLEKAV from the coding sequence TTGAGAGCGAAGCACCCGCTGAAATATCTGCTGCACAGTGCCGGCATTCCCAAAAGCAGCTTTCATTACCATATCGGCAAAGCCGATCCCGATGCGGCGGCCAAAACCGCAGTAAGTGAAGTCTATCGCCGACACAAAGGCCGCTACGGTCATCGGCGGATTGCCGCCGTATTGTCATGGAACAAAAAGAAAGTGCAGCGCATTATGGGTTTGTTGGGACTGAAAGCCAAAGTCCGCAGCAAAAAAGCCTACCGTCCGCAGGTAATAGGAGAGGCTTCGGATAATATTCTTAATCGTGAATTTACTGCCGGCAAACCGGCAGACAAATGGCTGACCGATGTGACGGAGTTCAAATGCACAGACGGGAAGCTGTACTTATCGCCGATATCGGATGTGTTTAATCGGGAGATTGCGGCCTATTCTTTAAGCCGCAAAGCAAACAGTAAAATGGTGGCGCAAATGTTGGATAAAGCATTTGGCCGTCTGAAAGGCCAAACGCCGCTGCTGCATTCCGACCAGGGTGTGCTTTACCGCACCGGGGCTTATCGGGCGAAACTGGCTGGGAAAGGAATGGTGCAAAGCATGTCGCGCAAAGGAAATTGCCGGGACAATGCGCCGATGGAGCGTTTCTTCGGTACATTAAAAGAAGAGAGCTTCTATCAGGAAGGTGCGTTGTCGGTGGCAGAGCTGACAGAGGTAATAGATGATTACATACATTACTACAATCATGAGCGGATTAGTTTAAACTTAAAAAAGCTGAGTCCTGTCGGCTACAGAACCCAGCTTGAAAAGGCTGTTTGA
- a CDS encoding DUF2846 domain-containing protein: protein MKILLNSMIAVSLTLSILSGCASVSMADATASNKAKEFNKPSEGNAGLYVYRDSFVGKALKKDIWVDGECLGQSADKVFFYREVTGNQPHKLSTESEFSENHLTINTDAGKNYFVRQYIKMGAFVGGANLEQVDEATGKAAISRLNMATPGNCDKVLPK, encoded by the coding sequence ATGAAAATTTTACTGAATAGTATGATTGCAGTAAGTCTCACTTTATCTATCCTAAGCGGCTGCGCATCTGTAAGCATGGCAGATGCAACTGCTTCTAATAAAGCCAAAGAATTTAACAAACCGTCAGAAGGAAATGCAGGTTTATATGTTTATCGAGACAGTTTTGTTGGAAAAGCATTGAAAAAAGATATCTGGGTAGATGGCGAATGCTTGGGTCAATCTGCAGATAAAGTCTTCTTTTATAGAGAGGTTACTGGTAATCAACCTCATAAATTATCTACTGAATCAGAGTTTTCAGAAAATCACTTAACAATTAATACCGATGCCGGTAAAAATTATTTCGTTCGCCAATATATCAAAATGGGAGCCTTTGTTGGCGGTGCAAATTTGGAACAAGTAGATGAAGCAACAGGGAAAGCCGCAATCTCTCGTCTAAATATGGCGACACCTGGTAACTGTGATAAAGTCCTACCAAAATAA
- the frr gene encoding ribosome recycling factor, whose amino-acid sequence MISDIQKTAESKMQRSLEVLKENLSKVRTGRAHTGLLDQVEVEYWGSMVPVSQVANVTLIDSRTIGVKPFESNMAAKVEKAIRDSNLGLNPAAVGDLIRVPMPMLTEERRKDLIKVVRSEAEEGRVSIRNVRRDANDHIKKLLKDKGVPEDDARRGEEAVQKLTDKYIAEVDKTLAAKEEDLMAI is encoded by the coding sequence ATGATTAGTGATATTCAAAAAACCGCTGAAAGCAAAATGCAGCGGTCGTTGGAAGTGTTGAAGGAAAACCTGTCTAAAGTCCGCACCGGCCGTGCGCATACCGGCTTATTGGATCAAGTGGAAGTGGAATATTGGGGCAGCATGGTACCGGTGAGCCAAGTGGCCAACGTGACTTTGATCGATTCGCGTACCATCGGTGTGAAACCGTTTGAAAGCAATATGGCAGCCAAAGTGGAAAAAGCGATTCGCGATTCTAATTTGGGTCTGAACCCTGCGGCGGTAGGCGATTTGATTCGCGTGCCTATGCCGATGTTGACCGAAGAGCGCCGTAAAGATTTGATTAAAGTCGTGCGCAGCGAAGCCGAAGAAGGCCGCGTGTCTATCCGCAATGTGCGCCGCGATGCCAATGACCACATCAAAAAATTATTGAAAGACAAAGGAGTACCGGAAGATGATGCGCGCCGTGGTGAAGAAGCGGTGCAGAAACTGACCGACAAATACATCGCCGAAGTAGACAAAACCCTGGCTGCCAAAGAAGAAGATTTGATGGCTATCTAA
- a CDS encoding isoprenyl transferase produces the protein MNSSTQTILAHTDVPRHIAVIMDGNGRWAKKRFLPRVMGHKRGLDALETMVKHCAERGVQYLTVFAFSTENWRRPEDEVSFLMGLFLQALQKQVKRLHENNMRLKIIGSRERFHADIVAGIEAAEALTAGNTGLTLSIAADYGGRWDILQAANKVMAEGHSEITEALISRHLMLGDAPEPDLFIRTGGETRISNFLLWQMAYAELYFTDVLWPDFDEKALSAAIASFQKRERRFGRTSEQLPVEQQRG, from the coding sequence ATGAACAGCAGTACGCAAACAATTTTGGCGCATACCGACGTGCCACGTCACATTGCCGTGATTATGGACGGTAACGGACGCTGGGCAAAAAAACGCTTTCTGCCCCGTGTAATGGGGCATAAACGCGGTCTTGATGCGCTTGAAACCATGGTGAAGCATTGTGCCGAAAGGGGCGTGCAATACCTGACCGTGTTTGCCTTTTCAACGGAAAACTGGCGCCGCCCCGAAGATGAAGTTTCTTTTCTGATGGGGCTGTTTTTGCAGGCTTTGCAAAAGCAGGTGAAGCGGTTGCACGAAAACAATATGCGCTTGAAAATTATCGGCAGCCGCGAACGGTTTCATGCCGATATCGTGGCGGGCATTGAAGCGGCCGAAGCGCTGACGGCCGGCAATACCGGCCTGACCTTAAGCATCGCTGCCGATTACGGCGGCCGCTGGGATATTTTGCAGGCGGCCAACAAAGTGATGGCCGAAGGCCATAGCGAAATCACCGAAGCGCTCATCAGCCGCCATTTGATGCTGGGCGATGCGCCCGAGCCGGATTTGTTTATCCGCACCGGCGGCGAAACCCGCATCAGCAATTTCCTATTGTGGCAGATGGCTTATGCCGAGCTGTATTTTACCGATGTGTTGTGGCCGGATTTCGACGAAAAAGCCTTAAGCGCGGCCATCGCATCTTTCCAAAAACGCGAACGCCGTTTCGGACGCACTTCCGAGCAATTGCCGGTAGAGCAGCAAAGGGGTTGA
- a CDS encoding phosphatidate cytidylyltransferase, with protein sequence MLKQRILTALVLLPVMLVMLFYAPDGLWAAFSGLIALVALWEYARMSGLSKIQINHFIVAGLIFGIVAYLGDWKLPNVVWYAVLAFWLLIMPLWLKNKWKLKGGWQAYAAGWMLMLPFWYALVDLRPSPESAVPLLAVMGLVWVADIFAYFTGKAFGKNKIAPTISPGKSWEGAIGGAVCVTLYMTWVWYADWLAFETGWPNVLLIGFVLTVVGVCGDLLESWLKRAAGMKDSSNLLPGHGGVFDRVDSLIAVLSVYAAMMAILN encoded by the coding sequence ATGTTGAAACAACGAATCCTTACCGCACTGGTGTTGCTGCCTGTGATGTTGGTCATGCTGTTTTATGCACCTGACGGCCTGTGGGCGGCATTCAGCGGTCTGATTGCACTGGTAGCTCTGTGGGAATATGCCCGCATGAGCGGTTTGAGCAAAATCCAAATCAACCATTTCATCGTCGCCGGCCTGATTTTCGGCATCGTTGCCTATTTGGGCGATTGGAAACTGCCAAACGTGGTGTGGTATGCCGTGTTGGCGTTTTGGCTGCTGATTATGCCGCTGTGGCTGAAGAATAAATGGAAGCTCAAAGGAGGCTGGCAAGCGTATGCCGCCGGCTGGATGTTGATGCTACCGTTTTGGTATGCCTTGGTCGATTTGCGCCCAAGCCCTGAAAGCGCCGTGCCGCTGCTGGCGGTGATGGGTTTGGTGTGGGTGGCCGATATTTTCGCCTATTTCACCGGCAAGGCATTCGGTAAAAACAAAATCGCGCCAACCATCAGCCCGGGGAAAAGCTGGGAAGGTGCTATCGGCGGCGCAGTGTGCGTGACTTTGTACATGACTTGGGTATGGTATGCGGATTGGCTGGCGTTTGAAACCGGTTGGCCGAATGTGCTGTTAATCGGTTTTGTGTTGACCGTGGTCGGCGTGTGCGGCGATTTGCTGGAAAGCTGGCTCAAGCGCGCGGCCGGCATGAAAGACAGCAGCAACCTTTTGCCCGGCCACGGCGGTGTGTTCGACCGTGTGGACAGTCTGATTGCCGTCTTGAGCGTGTATGCCGCCATGATGGCGATTTTGAATTAA